The Terracoccus luteus genome includes a region encoding these proteins:
- a CDS encoding molybdopterin-dependent oxidoreductase, producing the protein MTRLRLALTGVLAAVAGIAVGHLVAAFAAPSASPVLAIGSTVIDLTPTPLKEWAIAHFGTNDKLVLQGSVVVVTLALAAVAGILSRTRRWVGVALISALVVLAGLAAATRPAFRPVDLLPAVATLVVGVATLLGLRWRALAASRPVADTVQSTGRPDAGPSRRGFVLASVGVAVAAGLVATAGQVRIGAQRVRSLVLPRPASPAEALPTGLDRTVPGISPLQTPTADFYRVDTNLTVPQVDVDTWTLEVDGMVENPFTLTFAELSAMPLIERDITMTCVSNEVGGGYVGAARWLGVRLTDVLGRAGLRGRPDQVLSTAVDGFTISTPLSVVQDGRDAMIAIGMNGKSLTDVHGFPARLITPGLYGFVGATKWLTKLTLTTYAQDQAYWTQRQWVTDAPIKTSARIDTPAPLSTIKAGRTAIGGVAWAQHRGVGKVEVQIDGGDWQQTRLGPDVNIDYWRQWYLPWDAKPGLHRIAVRAVDREGQVQSNERATPFPSGASGIQEVVVTVA; encoded by the coding sequence ATGACCCGACTACGTCTCGCCCTGACCGGCGTCCTCGCCGCCGTGGCCGGGATCGCCGTCGGCCATCTCGTCGCCGCCTTCGCGGCCCCGTCCGCCTCGCCGGTGCTCGCCATCGGCTCCACCGTCATCGACCTGACGCCGACACCGCTCAAGGAGTGGGCGATCGCCCACTTCGGCACGAACGACAAGCTCGTCCTGCAGGGGTCGGTCGTCGTCGTCACCCTCGCGCTCGCCGCCGTGGCCGGCATCCTGTCGCGGACCCGGCGCTGGGTGGGCGTGGCGCTCATCTCGGCCCTCGTCGTGCTGGCCGGCCTCGCCGCCGCCACGCGCCCGGCCTTCCGGCCCGTCGACCTGCTGCCCGCCGTCGCGACCCTCGTCGTCGGCGTCGCCACCCTGCTGGGGCTGCGGTGGCGCGCCCTGGCCGCCTCGCGTCCCGTCGCCGACACCGTGCAGAGCACGGGCCGACCGGATGCCGGGCCGAGCCGTCGCGGCTTCGTGCTCGCCTCCGTGGGAGTGGCCGTCGCGGCAGGCCTCGTCGCCACGGCGGGCCAGGTGCGCATCGGCGCCCAGCGCGTGCGCAGCCTCGTGCTGCCGCGCCCCGCCAGCCCCGCGGAGGCGCTGCCCACCGGGCTCGACCGCACGGTCCCCGGCATCTCCCCGCTGCAGACCCCGACCGCCGACTTCTACCGGGTGGACACCAACCTCACCGTCCCCCAGGTCGACGTCGACACGTGGACCCTCGAGGTCGACGGCATGGTCGAGAACCCCTTCACCCTCACCTTCGCCGAGCTGTCGGCGATGCCCCTCATCGAGCGCGACATCACCATGACGTGCGTCTCGAACGAGGTCGGTGGGGGCTACGTCGGAGCCGCGCGCTGGCTCGGTGTCCGACTCACGGATGTGCTTGGTCGGGCTGGTTTGAGGGGCCGGCCCGACCAAGTGCTCAGCACCGCGGTCGACGGCTTCACGATCAGCACCCCGCTCTCGGTGGTGCAGGACGGCCGTGACGCCATGATCGCGATCGGCATGAACGGAAAATCGCTCACCGACGTCCACGGCTTCCCGGCCCGGCTCATCACGCCCGGCCTCTACGGGTTCGTCGGCGCGACGAAATGGCTGACGAAGCTGACGCTGACGACCTACGCGCAGGACCAGGCCTACTGGACCCAGCGGCAGTGGGTGACCGACGCCCCGATCAAGACGAGCGCCCGCATCGACACCCCGGCGCCGCTGTCGACCATCAAGGCCGGCCGCACCGCCATCGGCGGCGTCGCCTGGGCGCAGCATCGCGGGGTCGGCAAGGTCGAGGTGCAGATCGACGGCGGCGACTGGCAGCAGACCCGCCTCGGCCCGGACGTCAACATCGACTACTGGCGCCAGTGGTACCTGCCCTGGGACGCGAAGCCGGGACTGCACCGCATCGCCGTGCGCGCCGTCGACCGCGAGGGCCAGGTGCAGTCGAACGAGCGGGCCACTCCCTTCCCCTCCGGCGCGAGCGGCATCCAGGAGGTCGTCGTCACGGTCGCGTGA
- a CDS encoding NAD(P)H-binding protein, translating into MIVVTGSTGALGGAVVDRLLEHLPPEQVVATARDPRRAAHLSGRGVVVRHADYGDPASLRTAFAGAEQVLLVSSNDPTGDPVEQHRAAMDAARQAGVGRVLYTSHQGAAPDSPFVPARTHHATEQLLETSGLAWTSLRNGFYAHTLPAVVGPWTTTGVMTVPADGPVSWTSRDDLAVGAAEVLLSTRPYDGVVTLTAGAAPTFTDAAEQAAAVVGHPVRLEVVDEETWVAALVAAGQPEMRARFTLGIFRAAAGGFFAGTDPLLGRLLGHEPATAADALTAATAAAAGPRAGATAAAGR; encoded by the coding sequence ATGATCGTCGTCACCGGGTCGACCGGAGCGCTCGGCGGCGCCGTCGTCGACCGGCTGCTCGAGCACCTGCCGCCCGAGCAGGTCGTCGCGACGGCTCGCGACCCACGTCGGGCCGCGCACCTGTCCGGCCGCGGGGTGGTCGTACGGCACGCCGACTACGGCGACCCCGCGTCGCTGCGGACGGCCTTCGCCGGCGCCGAGCAGGTGCTGCTCGTCTCCTCGAACGACCCGACGGGCGACCCCGTCGAGCAGCACCGGGCGGCGATGGACGCCGCCCGTCAGGCCGGGGTGGGGCGGGTGCTCTACACGAGCCACCAGGGGGCCGCCCCCGACAGCCCCTTCGTGCCGGCCCGCACCCACCACGCGACCGAGCAGCTGCTCGAGACCTCGGGCCTGGCCTGGACGTCACTGCGCAACGGGTTCTACGCCCACACCCTGCCGGCCGTCGTCGGGCCGTGGACGACCACGGGCGTCATGACGGTGCCGGCCGACGGGCCCGTGTCGTGGACCTCCCGCGACGACCTCGCGGTCGGCGCCGCCGAGGTGCTGCTGTCGACCCGGCCGTACGACGGCGTCGTCACCCTCACCGCCGGTGCCGCACCCACCTTCACCGACGCGGCCGAGCAGGCCGCCGCCGTGGTGGGTCATCCGGTTCGCCTCGAGGTGGTCGACGAGGAGACATGGGTGGCCGCCCTCGTGGCGGCCGGCCAGCCCGAGATGCGGGCCCGCTTCACGCTGGGGATCTTCCGCGCCGCCGCGGGCGGCTTCTTCGCCGGCACCGACCCGCTGCTCGGCCGGCTGCTCGGGCACGAGCCGGCCACCGCCGCCGACGCCCTCACGGCGGCGACAGCGGCGGCGGCCGGGCCGAGGGCAGGGGCGACGGCGGCCGCCGGTCGCTGA
- a CDS encoding TetR/AcrR family transcriptional regulator, with amino-acid sequence MNPPSDAREQARAAITAVAADLLREHGSAAVTTRAVTELAGVQAPTLYRLFGDKDGLLEAVAEHVLAEHVASKRGDVAAAAADDTDPVADLVAGWRRQIEFGLANPDVFRLLGDPTRAHSSQATATGRGVLAARVHRVALAGRLRVTESRAVDLVHAAGVGVVQALLEVPADRRDPGLAEAMLETLLTGILTRDLVDNPVDNPVDSLVDEDAGTPGDVDDPVATAAVTLRAAAADLQALTPGERALLVEWLGRVTPA; translated from the coding sequence ATGAACCCGCCGAGCGACGCCCGCGAACAGGCCCGGGCCGCGATCACGGCCGTCGCGGCCGACCTGCTGCGCGAACACGGGTCCGCCGCCGTCACCACCCGCGCCGTCACCGAGCTCGCCGGAGTGCAGGCGCCGACCCTCTACCGACTGTTCGGCGACAAGGACGGCCTGCTCGAAGCCGTCGCCGAGCACGTCCTGGCCGAGCACGTGGCGAGCAAGCGAGGTGACGTCGCCGCCGCCGCGGCCGACGACACCGACCCCGTGGCGGATCTCGTCGCCGGCTGGAGACGCCAGATCGAGTTCGGGCTGGCCAACCCCGACGTGTTCCGCCTCCTCGGCGACCCCACCCGGGCCCACTCCTCGCAGGCCACCGCGACCGGACGGGGGGTCCTCGCAGCACGCGTGCACCGGGTCGCGCTCGCCGGGCGCCTGCGGGTGACCGAGTCTCGAGCCGTCGACCTCGTTCACGCCGCCGGAGTCGGCGTCGTGCAGGCCCTGCTCGAGGTGCCCGCCGACCGTCGTGACCCCGGACTCGCCGAGGCGATGCTCGAGACGCTCCTCACCGGCATCCTCACCCGTGACCTCGTGGACAACCCCGTCGACAACCCCGTGGACAGCCTCGTCGATGAGGATGCCGGCACGCCCGGCGACGTGGACGACCCGGTGGCGACGGCGGCCGTCACCCTGCGTGCGGCTGCCGCCGACCTTCAGGCGCTCACCCCGGGCGAGCGCGCCCTGCTCGTCGAGTGGCTCGGACGCGTGACCCCCGCCTGA
- a CDS encoding nucleoside/nucleotide kinase family protein, with translation MSKVREVSGAQTVDAGGPEGVAALAAAAAALVPEGGRALLGIAGAPGAGKTTLAEALVAQVAAEHGEGFVAHVPMDGYHLADVQLERLHALSRKGAPDTFDADGYAHLLRRIREERDGWVYAPGFDRTLEQPLAAAMVVPPTTRLVVTEGNYLLLPGGSWPRARAALDEVWFVTVDEGLRHERLVARHVTFGKQPHAARTWVETSDQPNADLVAPSLARADRVVHNGPEGWRLLDPAGPAR, from the coding sequence GTGAGCAAGGTGCGTGAGGTGAGCGGGGCGCAGACGGTGGATGCCGGGGGGCCGGAAGGTGTGGCCGCGCTGGCCGCCGCGGCGGCCGCCCTCGTGCCCGAGGGCGGCCGGGCCCTGCTCGGCATCGCCGGAGCACCCGGGGCGGGCAAGACGACGCTCGCCGAGGCGCTCGTCGCGCAGGTCGCCGCCGAGCACGGCGAGGGCTTCGTGGCCCACGTCCCGATGGACGGCTACCACCTCGCCGACGTCCAGCTCGAACGGCTGCACGCCCTGTCCCGCAAGGGCGCTCCCGACACCTTCGACGCCGACGGCTACGCCCACCTGCTCCGCCGCATCCGCGAGGAGCGCGACGGGTGGGTCTACGCCCCGGGGTTCGACCGCACGCTCGAGCAGCCCCTCGCGGCAGCGATGGTCGTGCCGCCGACCACCCGCCTCGTCGTCACCGAGGGCAACTATCTGCTGCTGCCGGGCGGGTCGTGGCCGCGGGCCCGGGCCGCGCTCGACGAGGTCTGGTTCGTCACGGTCGACGAGGGCCTGCGACACGAGCGGCTCGTGGCGCGGCACGTGACGTTCGGCAAGCAGCCCCACGCCGCCCGGACGTGGGTCGAGACCTCCGACCAGCCGAACGCCGACCTCGTCGCCCCGAGCCTGGCCCGGGCCGACCGCGTCGTGCACAACGGCCCCGAGGGGTGGCGCCTGCTCGACCCGGCCGGCCCCGCACGCTGA
- a CDS encoding HNH endonuclease encodes MFDSDALLTPGGLDALLVALAGVEQTEPAAGGGSAVAGTGPESNNVDVGLGSHGASTGDTSTGDTSTGDTTAPPTPPAPMRESTPARLLSDAERIDVLTALERVKAAVGAAQVRVTAGFVASQEQASIGWRAQSEAALDANDFDGWLDAREKADLASWAAALEFGAHADTRGKTASDDSDLGAAGSDGSAGSAGAGEPERRPSSSRRNLIAKGGVAAQVALARHLSPFKGAEGIRFSLTLSHDMPHALALLEAGVLSEWRALSITKEAAILSPEHRRLLDQELHDTYGERLGGLGDRELSRLVRGIAYRLDPESVLRRARKAESERKVTMKSAPDTMAYLTALLPAAEAVAAYAALTGAAASAKAAGDERGKGQVMADTLVDRVTGRAASEPDATTTDEIPADGAAAEPAGSAGSTDGSRTAGESDPVRGSTAPAQEPTGRAGVDVEVQLVMGLDALFNTGDGADTPAQLLGYGTVPAGWAREYLRPADTHHPDDPDDPLADPGGGQVSDRGGGLSRAGRVWIRRLFVRPDTGELVAMDSRRRLFSDGLRRFVLTRDAATCRTPWCDAPARHVDHVTPHADGGPTSAANGQGLCVACNLTKEHPDLTSTTLPRNRRSVNDGGNGHTVRVTTGTGHSYESVAPVLLPGAPSPQPSAPQRPHDSGHPFPTLLWPLPVDPTQRPTITSDSAVERWLQQLIDEASATPTPGA; translated from the coding sequence ATGTTCGATAGCGATGCGTTGCTGACACCAGGAGGGCTCGACGCCCTGCTGGTGGCGCTCGCGGGCGTCGAGCAGACCGAGCCAGCAGCCGGCGGCGGCAGTGCGGTGGCCGGTACCGGGCCTGAGTCGAACAATGTCGACGTGGGCCTTGGTTCGCACGGTGCGAGCACCGGCGACACGAGCACCGGCGACACGAGCACCGGCGACACGACGGCACCACCCACGCCCCCGGCCCCGATGAGGGAGTCCACGCCCGCACGGCTGCTGTCCGACGCGGAGCGCATCGACGTGCTGACCGCGTTGGAGCGGGTCAAGGCCGCGGTCGGTGCGGCGCAGGTGAGGGTGACGGCCGGGTTCGTGGCCTCGCAGGAGCAGGCCTCGATCGGCTGGCGGGCGCAGTCGGAGGCGGCGCTGGACGCGAACGACTTCGACGGCTGGCTCGACGCCCGCGAGAAGGCTGACCTGGCCTCGTGGGCGGCGGCCTTGGAGTTCGGTGCCCACGCCGACACCCGCGGCAAGACGGCGTCCGACGACTCGGACCTCGGTGCGGCTGGGTCTGATGGCTCGGCCGGCTCGGCTGGTGCGGGTGAGCCGGAGCGGCGGCCCTCGTCGTCGAGGCGCAACCTCATCGCCAAGGGCGGGGTCGCGGCACAGGTCGCGCTGGCCCGGCACCTGTCGCCGTTCAAGGGCGCCGAAGGCATCCGGTTCTCCCTCACCCTGTCGCACGACATGCCCCACGCGCTGGCGCTGCTCGAGGCGGGGGTGCTGAGCGAGTGGCGGGCCCTGAGCATCACCAAGGAGGCAGCCATCCTGTCCCCGGAGCACCGGCGTCTGCTGGACCAGGAGCTGCACGACACGTACGGCGAGCGCCTCGGCGGGCTGGGCGACCGGGAGCTGAGCCGTCTAGTCCGGGGGATCGCGTACCGCCTCGACCCTGAGAGTGTGCTGCGGCGGGCCCGGAAGGCCGAGTCCGAGCGAAAAGTCACGATGAAGTCGGCCCCGGACACGATGGCGTACCTGACCGCGCTGCTGCCGGCCGCGGAGGCCGTCGCCGCGTACGCGGCGCTGACCGGGGCGGCAGCGTCGGCTAAGGCAGCCGGGGATGAGCGGGGCAAGGGTCAGGTCATGGCCGACACCCTCGTCGACCGCGTCACCGGCCGTGCCGCCAGCGAACCCGACGCCACCACCACCGACGAGATTCCCGCCGACGGCGCCGCCGCAGAGCCGGCTGGCTCGGCCGGCTCAACTGACGGCTCTCGCACGGCCGGCGAGTCTGACCCCGTCCGGGGCTCGACGGCCCCGGCACAGGAGCCGACCGGTCGGGCGGGGGTGGACGTCGAGGTGCAGCTCGTCATGGGCCTCGACGCCCTCTTCAACACCGGTGACGGAGCTGACACCCCCGCGCAGCTGCTCGGCTACGGCACCGTCCCCGCCGGCTGGGCCCGCGAGTACCTCCGACCCGCGGACACCCACCACCCAGACGACCCGGACGACCCCCTCGCAGATCCCGGCGGCGGGCAGGTCTCGGATCGTGGGGGTGGTCTGTCCCGCGCTGGGCGGGTCTGGATCCGGCGCCTGTTCGTCCGGCCCGACACCGGTGAGCTCGTGGCCATGGACTCCCGACGACGGCTCTTCAGCGACGGGCTGCGCCGGTTCGTCCTGACCCGCGACGCCGCGACGTGCCGGACGCCGTGGTGCGACGCGCCCGCCAGGCACGTCGACCACGTCACCCCCCACGCCGACGGCGGCCCCACCTCGGCGGCCAACGGGCAGGGCCTGTGCGTGGCGTGCAACCTGACCAAGGAGCACCCCGACCTCACCAGCACCACCTTGCCTCGCAACCGCCGCAGTGTGAACGACGGCGGGAACGGTCACACCGTGCGGGTCACGACCGGCACCGGGCACAGCTATGAGTCCGTGGCCCCGGTCCTGCTGCCCGGCGCTCCATCACCTCAACCATCGGCGCCCCAGCGACCCCACGACTCGGGGCACCCGTTCCCGACCCTCCTGTGGCCGCTGCCCGTCGACCCCACGCAGCGGCCCACGATCACGAGCGACAGCGCCGTCGAGCGATGGCTCCAGCAGCTCATCGACGAGGCATCGGCGACGCCCACCCCGGGGGCCTGA
- a CDS encoding SRPBCC family protein has translation MARFTIHLTPPVSPTVAFDRVLDLRAHSEVIPLTTLSGEHLRAAELEVGSRFTARTAVGPVGFDDVMVVDALTHPDRSDDGRGSARLHKEGRLVHGTIDLEVSPRPGGSTVLWRQEIRVAGVPALLDPVVAVVARAAYGTTLKRLLRRG, from the coding sequence ATGGCCCGCTTCACGATCCACCTCACCCCGCCGGTGTCGCCGACGGTCGCCTTCGACCGCGTGCTCGACCTGCGCGCGCACTCGGAGGTCATCCCCCTCACCACGCTGAGCGGCGAGCACCTGCGAGCCGCCGAGCTCGAGGTGGGCTCGCGGTTCACCGCCCGCACTGCCGTCGGCCCGGTCGGCTTCGACGACGTCATGGTCGTGGACGCCCTCACCCACCCCGACCGCTCGGACGACGGCCGGGGGTCGGCTCGGCTGCACAAGGAGGGGCGCCTCGTGCACGGCACCATCGACCTCGAGGTCTCACCGCGCCCCGGGGGGTCGACCGTGCTGTGGCGTCAGGAGATCCGCGTGGCAGGCGTGCCGGCCCTGCTGGACCCGGTCGTCGCGGTCGTGGCACGTGCTGCCTACGGCACGACGCTGAAGCGCCTGCTCCGTCGGGGTTGA
- a CDS encoding sugar phosphate isomerase/epimerase family protein: MTHPSDTTETTDPTMTNPLTTTLATDPATSSTEGARPENPIGIHALVWVGDTSPASVESAVTQTAAAGYDLLEFSLHDAVNLDRAATREALTRAGLGAACSRGLAPDADVSSEDPAVVARGAALLQESLAVTADIGATVLTGALYSAFGKAAQPLSRRGRDNVVGVLKELAVDAAARGVTLGLEVCNRYETNVVNTARDALALADDIGSDNVMVHLDIYHMNIEEDDFVQPVLDLGDRLGYVHIGENHRGYLGSGHLDFESFFAALERVSYRGPVTFESFSSAVLAPGLSNDLAIWRNLWDDGGDLARSAHAFIVEQLEAARSARSARSAQPARVG, encoded by the coding sequence ATGACGCACCCGAGCGACACGACGGAGACGACGGACCCCACCATGACGAACCCTCTCACGACCACCCTGGCGACCGACCCGGCCACCTCGAGCACCGAGGGCGCGCGCCCGGAGAACCCCATCGGCATCCACGCCCTCGTCTGGGTGGGCGACACCTCGCCCGCCTCGGTCGAGAGCGCCGTGACGCAGACAGCGGCCGCCGGCTACGACCTGCTCGAGTTCTCGCTGCACGACGCCGTCAACCTCGATCGCGCCGCCACCCGTGAGGCGCTGACGCGGGCCGGCCTCGGCGCCGCGTGCTCGCGTGGCCTGGCCCCCGACGCCGACGTCTCGAGCGAGGACCCCGCCGTCGTCGCGCGCGGCGCCGCACTGCTGCAGGAGTCGCTCGCGGTGACCGCCGACATCGGTGCCACGGTGCTGACCGGCGCCCTCTACAGCGCCTTCGGCAAGGCCGCGCAGCCGCTGAGCCGGCGGGGCCGCGACAACGTCGTCGGCGTGCTCAAGGAGCTCGCGGTCGACGCCGCGGCGCGCGGCGTCACCCTCGGCCTCGAGGTCTGCAACCGGTACGAGACCAACGTCGTCAACACCGCCCGCGATGCCCTCGCCCTGGCCGACGACATCGGGTCGGACAACGTCATGGTCCACCTCGACATCTACCACATGAACATCGAGGAGGACGACTTCGTGCAGCCCGTGCTCGACCTCGGCGACCGCCTCGGCTACGTGCACATCGGCGAGAACCACCGCGGCTACCTCGGCTCGGGCCACCTCGACTTCGAGTCGTTCTTCGCCGCCCTCGAGCGCGTCTCGTACCGCGGCCCGGTCACGTTCGAGTCGTTCTCCTCGGCGGTGCTGGCGCCCGGCCTGTCGAACGACCTCGCCATCTGGCGCAACCTCTGGGACGACGGCGGCGACCTCGCCCGCAGCGCCCACGCCTTCATCGTCGAGCAGCTCGAGGCGGCGCGGTCGGCGCGGTCGGCGCGGTCGGCGCAGCCCGCCCGCGTCGGCTGA
- a CDS encoding chondroitinase-B domain-containing protein, translated as MRTTPSPRSSTQRRPLSPSVAALAALTAASVVSATVSAPAAAAAASVTVKTTPRPAKGAPGPVKGGVVDVSTSTQLHAAVKSAKPGDTIRLAPGTYTGPLDIRASGTAEAPITLTGDGTGEVRLTADLRMPACNATAPDPDRTIRFTKGASHWTITGLSIRGGVMIMGGNAGNVRDWLNRNAENWQARRAVPGRASYEPTSTAAALEHLQGQVRVPLRPSVGIRIVGNDLTLKGIHSAMNDFGLISGNEIHDIACGTGPGVWLGTFSDGWRISDNDVHDIAPSTWKHYMQEGIRVGGSSAYNTVTGNVVHDLPGDGRAFTTDEDGSWNTISFNTARDVAIGLNDQKAGWGNRWVGNRVENARAAAISLRAMDSRLTWPSMNSSTRLATVACNTVSGSGVVFQAGATMSTTVSGNTMSGAVQLAKPLRSYWPSVGNTWNGSTAAPGTRVDESGGAC; from the coding sequence ATGCGCACCACCCCGTCCCCGCGGTCGTCCACCCAGCGGCGTCCGCTCAGCCCCTCTGTCGCGGCCCTGGCCGCCCTCACCGCCGCCTCGGTGGTGAGCGCGACGGTGTCCGCCCCGGCTGCCGCTGCGGCCGCCTCTGTCACGGTGAAGACGACGCCGCGACCGGCGAAGGGCGCGCCCGGCCCGGTGAAGGGCGGCGTCGTCGACGTCAGTACGTCGACTCAGCTGCACGCTGCCGTGAAGTCGGCCAAGCCCGGCGACACGATCCGGCTCGCACCCGGCACCTACACCGGCCCGCTCGACATCAGGGCGTCCGGCACCGCCGAGGCGCCGATCACCCTGACCGGCGACGGCACCGGCGAGGTGCGGCTGACCGCCGACCTGCGGATGCCGGCGTGCAACGCCACCGCGCCCGACCCCGACCGCACCATCCGCTTCACCAAGGGGGCGAGCCACTGGACCATCACCGGACTGTCGATCCGTGGTGGCGTCATGATCATGGGGGGCAACGCCGGCAACGTGCGGGACTGGCTCAACCGCAACGCCGAGAACTGGCAGGCCCGCCGCGCGGTGCCCGGCCGCGCGAGCTACGAGCCGACCTCGACCGCCGCTGCGCTCGAGCACCTGCAGGGTCAGGTGCGGGTGCCGCTGCGGCCGTCGGTCGGCATCCGCATCGTCGGCAACGACCTGACCCTCAAGGGGATCCACTCGGCGATGAACGACTTCGGGCTCATCTCGGGCAACGAGATCCACGACATCGCCTGCGGCACCGGACCGGGCGTCTGGCTCGGCACCTTCAGCGACGGCTGGCGCATCAGCGACAACGACGTGCACGACATCGCCCCGTCGACGTGGAAGCACTACATGCAGGAGGGCATCCGCGTCGGTGGGTCGTCGGCCTACAACACGGTGACCGGCAACGTCGTGCACGACCTCCCGGGTGACGGGCGGGCCTTCACGACGGACGAGGACGGGTCATGGAACACGATCTCGTTCAACACCGCCCGCGACGTCGCCATCGGCCTCAACGACCAGAAGGCCGGGTGGGGCAACCGGTGGGTGGGCAACCGCGTCGAGAACGCGCGGGCCGCCGCCATCAGCCTGCGGGCCATGGACTCCCGGCTGACGTGGCCCTCGATGAACAGCAGCACCCGCCTCGCGACGGTCGCCTGCAACACCGTCTCCGGGAGCGGTGTCGTCTTCCAGGCGGGGGCCACCATGAGCACGACGGTGTCGGGCAACACGATGAGCGGCGCGGTGCAGCTGGCCAAGCCGCTGCGGTCGTACTGGCCGTCGGTGGGCAACACGTGGAACGGCTCGACCGCCGCCCCGGGCACCCGCGTCGACGAGTCGGGCGGCGCCTGCTGA
- a CDS encoding fasciclin domain-containing protein: protein MMNKTRTGLVALAIALPLSLAACGSDSTTSSTPAAGGAMSSSSPMMSSSEPTPSDSMSSSSMGSESMDASTAVFGEGCAQVPASGSGSFSGMATDPVATAASNNPLLKTLVSAVKTAGLVDTLNSAKDITVFAPVDSAFAKIPSADLQKVLDDKATLTKVLTNHVVAGKLTPADLAGTHKTLAGTEITVAGSGEKFTVGKDKANVICGNVQTANATVYIIDGVLLP from the coding sequence ATGATGAACAAGACCCGCACCGGCCTCGTCGCCCTGGCGATCGCCCTGCCGCTCAGCCTCGCCGCCTGTGGCAGCGACTCGACCACGAGCTCGACCCCCGCGGCCGGCGGCGCCATGAGCAGCTCGAGCCCGATGATGAGCTCTTCGGAGCCCACCCCCAGCGACTCGATGAGCTCGTCTTCGATGGGCTCGGAGTCCATGGACGCCTCCACCGCCGTCTTCGGCGAGGGCTGCGCCCAGGTCCCGGCCAGCGGCTCCGGCTCGTTCTCGGGCATGGCCACCGACCCGGTCGCCACCGCCGCGAGCAACAACCCGCTGCTCAAGACGCTCGTGAGCGCCGTCAAGACCGCCGGCCTCGTCGACACGCTCAACTCGGCCAAGGACATCACCGTCTTCGCGCCGGTCGACTCGGCCTTCGCCAAGATCCCGTCCGCCGACCTCCAGAAGGTCCTCGACGACAAGGCCACCCTGACCAAGGTCCTGACCAACCACGTCGTCGCGGGCAAGCTGACCCCGGCCGACCTCGCCGGCACGCACAAGACGCTCGCCGGCACCGAGATCACGGTCGCGGGCTCGGGCGAGAAGTTCACCGTCGGCAAGGACAAGGCCAACGTCATCTGCGGCAACGTCCAGACCGCCAACGCCACCGTCTACATCATCGACGGGGTCCTGCTTCCCTGA
- the sigK gene encoding ECF RNA polymerase sigma factor SigK: MSNFSVASSGDLTPDEPGGPAALGRLLTESAGGDEQSFARLYDLVSSRVYGLVRRVVRDPAQSEEVSQEVFLDIWRHAARFDPAKGSPLAWILTIAHRKAVDRVRSAESARGRDEVYGVTNLDVAHDSTAEAAVQKLDAEHVHQALDTLTEAQRRALELAYIAGYTHTEVASMLGIPLGTAKTRIRDGLIRLRDTMGVTS; this comes from the coding sequence ATGTCCAACTTCTCGGTGGCCTCGTCGGGCGACCTGACGCCCGACGAGCCGGGGGGCCCCGCCGCCCTCGGCCGGCTCCTCACGGAGTCGGCCGGGGGTGACGAGCAGTCCTTCGCCCGCCTGTACGACCTCGTGTCGTCCCGGGTGTACGGCCTGGTCCGGCGTGTCGTGCGTGACCCGGCGCAGTCCGAGGAGGTCTCGCAGGAGGTCTTCCTCGACATCTGGCGCCACGCGGCACGGTTCGACCCTGCGAAGGGCAGCCCGCTCGCGTGGATCCTCACCATCGCGCACCGGAAGGCGGTCGACCGGGTCCGGTCGGCCGAGTCGGCGCGCGGTCGTGACGAGGTGTACGGCGTCACGAACCTCGACGTCGCGCACGACAGCACCGCCGAGGCGGCGGTGCAGAAGCTGGACGCAGAGCACGTCCACCAGGCCCTCGACACCCTCACGGAGGCCCAACGACGTGCTCTCGAGCTGGCGTACATCGCCGGCTACACGCACACCGAGGTGGCGAGCATGCTCGGCATTCCCCTCGGAACGGCCAAGACGCGAATACGCGACGGCCTCATCAGACTCAGAGACACCATGGGGGTGACATCGTGA